A genomic window from Methanovulcanius yangii includes:
- a CDS encoding recombinase family protein, protein MIIGYARTSLASENIENQLSILLQKGVHRENIFMDVGVSGSVSPFTRPGFQRLFDTVKNSKIDYLYVYELSRLSRDLTDTLNILRDLDRLGVCVESLSPNESWLNCDPSIKQLIVSVLGWCAQRERENLVERTKVGMSRARAEGKHIGRPYKKIDWKYVYYLHSEGMNFKEIADKIDVPYSTFMRRKQAINKNS, encoded by the coding sequence ATGATAATTGGATATGCACGTACATCATTAGCGTCGGAAAATATTGAAAATCAACTTTCAATATTGCTGCAAAAAGGAGTTCATAGAGAAAATATCTTTATGGATGTGGGGGTTTCTGGATCAGTATCCCCATTTACGCGGCCTGGCTTTCAAAGATTATTTGATACCGTGAAAAATTCTAAAATTGATTATCTTTATGTCTATGAACTCTCTAGGCTTTCCCGTGATTTAACGGATACCCTCAATATTCTTAGAGATTTAGACAGGCTTGGTGTTTGTGTCGAAAGCCTGTCACCAAATGAATCATGGCTAAATTGCGATCCTAGTATTAAGCAACTCATCGTTTCAGTCCTGGGCTGGTGCGCTCAACGCGAACGGGAGAACCTCGTTGAACGCACAAAGGTTGGAATGTCAAGAGCACGAGCTGAAGGCAAGCACATTGGAAGGCCCTACAAAAAAATCGACTGGAAATATGTGTATTATCTCCATTCTGAAGGAATGAATTTCAAAGAAATTGCCGACAAAATTGATGTTCCATATTCAACGTTTATGCGAAGAAAACAGGCAATAAATAAGAACTCATAA